One Nocardiopsis gilva YIM 90087 genomic window, AGGCTCTCGCCGGTCTTCGGGGCGCGCTCCGTGCGGTGGGCGGGGGGCTGGTCCTGCGCTGCGGCGATACGGTCCGCGAGGCGCTATGCCTCGCCCACGAGACAGGTGCCGGACGCATCCATCTGAGTGCCGATGTGAGCGCGCTCGCCGCCGCGCGTTCGGCGCGATTGCGCCGCGAGGCGGCCGCTGTTGGCGTCGAGGTCGCGGAGTTTCCCGGGGTGACGGTCGTTGCCCCGGGCGAGCTGGTCCCGGCGGGTGGTGACCACTACAAGGTCTTCACCCCCTTCTGGCGCGCATGGGAGGCGCACCGGTGGCGCGACGTGGTGGCAGCGCCGAGGCTCCTCAGCTTGCCCACGGGAGTCTCCGAAGGCGGCACTCCCGAGGACGCGCTTAAGGGCGCGGGCGTCGGCGAACTGTCCCCATCCCGGCAGCCCGGCGGCGAGCAGGAGGCACGGCGCCGACTGAGTGCGTGGCTCTCCAACGGGTGCTCCTCCTATGAGCGACTCCACGACGACCTCGCTGCGGCCGCCACCTCCCGGCTCAGCGCCGACCTGCGGTTCGGTTGCCTGTCCCCTGTGGAAACCGCGCGAGCCGCCCTTGAGCACCCCGGCGGCCGGTCCTGGGTCCGCCAACTCGCCTGGCGGGATTTCCACCACCAGGTCACCGCGGCCTTCCCCGGCATCGCCGTGCGCGATTACCGGCCGCGCGACGTGCGGTGGCGCGACGACGAAGACGCCCTCGAGGCGTGGCGCGGTGGCCGAACAGGCGTCCCGATCGTGGACGCGGGCATGCGCCAGCTCGTGGCGGAGGGGTTCATGCACAATCGCGCCCGCATGATCGCGGCGGCGTTCCTCACGCGGCACTTGCGCCTGCACTGGCGGCACGGCGCTGCCCACTTCCACGCGTTGCTCACCGACGGGGACGTCGCCGACAACTGCGGCAACTGGCAGTGGGTGGCCGGCACCGGAAACGACACCCGGCCCAACCGGAGATTCAACCTGCTGCGGCAGTCCAGGAGATTCGACCGGGACGGCGACTACATCCGGCGCCACGTCGCCGAGCTCGCCGGTCTCTCCGGTCCCGACATCCACGCACCTTGGCGGGCGCGGACCCCACCGGTCGACTATCCGATACCGCTGACGGACCTCGGGGAGTGAGCCGGGGACCAGGCAGCACCCCACACGCGGCCCGAGGAGCGAGGTTCGCGTGGGGGACGGCGAGCCGCCACCGCCAACCGGGCTTCAGTCCGCCGACTCGTCCGCCTCCGCCGCGGCGGCCATGTTGTCCGCCATCGCCCCGAAGACCACGCCATGGAACGGCGCAATGCCCCACCAGTAGGCCTGGCCCGCCAGCCCGCGGGGGTGGAACACCGCCCGCTGCCGCAGAACGGCGGACCGGTCGCCCGGCTCCACCCGCAGCTCCAGCCAGGCAAGACCAGGCAACCGCATCTCGGCGCGCAGCCGCAGCAGCCGACCGGGATCGATCTCCTCGACCCGCCAGAAGTCCACGGAGTCGCCCACCCGCAGCCGCTCCGGGTCCCGCCGTCCCCGGCGCAGCCCCACGCCCCCGACCAGACGGTCGAACCAACCGCGCGCCGCCCATGCCATCGGCCACGAGTACCACCCCCGTTCCCCTCCGATCCCCTCGATGACGCGCCACAATGCCTCGGGAGGGGCGTTGACCTCGCGTCGCCGCTCGTCCACGTAGAGGGAGCCGCCCGTCCAGCCCGGATCGGTGGGCAGCGGTTCGGACGGCGCGTTCGGCCAGCCCGCAGACGACCACCGCGTGTCGACCCTGGCCTCGCGGACGCGGCACAGGGCGAGCCGCACCGCCTCGTCAAACCCCAGGCGCTCGTGATCGTCGACCATGTCCGCCAGTTCGTCCTCTGCGCATACGACCTCGTTCCGCAGCGAGTCCACCAACGGCCGGGCGATGGAGCCGGGAACCGGGGTGACGAGTCCGACCCACAGGCTCGAGAGGCGGGGCGTGAGGACCGGCAGCGGGAGGATGACCCGCCTGCGGACGCCGGCGGCGCGCGCAAAGCGCTGGATCATCTCCGCATAGGTGAGGACATCGGGGCCTCCGATGTCGAAGGCGCGGTTGACGTCGGGAGGCAGCTGAGCCGACTCCACCAGCAGGCGCAGCACATCGCGCACGGCGATCGGTTGAACGCGGGTTCTCACCCAGCGGGGAGTCGTCATGATCGGCAGCCGCTCGGTGAGGTAGCGGAGCATTTCGAACGATGCCGAGCCTGACCCGATGATGACGGCAGCGCGCAGCACGGCCGTAGGAACCGGCGACTCGAGCAGGATCTGTCCGACCTTGTCCCGCGAGGCCAGGTGGGCCGACAACCGCTCGCCTCGTGGCGTGAGCCCGCCCAAATAGACGTTGCGGCACACTCCGGCGCGGGCGGCGGCGTCGGCGAAGTTGCGCGCCCCCTGCTCGTCACGTTCGCGGAAGTCCCCACCGCCCATCGAATGTATGAGGTAGTAGGCGGTGTCGATACCACTCAGCACGGGGTCGAGGCTTGCGGGATCGAGCACGTCGCCGGGGACCGCCTCGACCCTGCTCCGCCATGGCAGGTCCCGCAGCTTGCCGGGAGAGCGGGCCATGCATCGCACGTCGTGCCCGGCGTCGAGCAGCTCTGGGACCAGGCGCCCGCCGATATAGCCGGTCGCCCCTGTGACGAGTACGCGCATGCCGTCCCCCGTCCCGGCTTCCCCGGATGCTTGCGGCCCGGAGGATGCGCCGCCAGCGGCGCCGCCCGCCGCACTTCCTGCTCCCTGGCCGCGGATATACCCATTGGCCGCGCGGAACTACCCAGGCACCACAGTCTCCTCCCGCCCCGAGGGCAGCTGCGCGCGGAAGCCATGGCGCCGTGTGAATCTCACGCGGACTAACGGTCGTCCGTGGTTCTTCAAGCACTACGGGTGGCCGTTTCGGACACCTGTCGTGAGCGCGACGCGGCGCCTCTACCTGATGGGGGCGGTCGATGTGACGCGTCGGCGAGTGGTCAGTGCGCGACCACGAGGGCGGCGAGCAGGGATTGGGTGAGGCGGGCCCGGTATCCCTCGTCGACGGGGCCATTGGCGGTCAGGAGGCGGAAGAAGAGCGGGGCGCCGAGGAGGTCGGCTGCGAGGGTGCGGTCGAGGTCGGGTGAGAGTTCGCCGCGGGTGACGGCTCGGTCGAGGATGGCGTCGACGGTGGCGTGGAGGGGAACGTCGATGGCCGTGCGCATGGCCTCCGACAGCGCCGGGTTGTGACCGGCCTCGGCGAGGAGGTCGAGCAGGATGCGGCGGATCTGGGGGCGGTCGAGGATGCCGACGGATTCCGCGACCAGGGAGGCGACGTCGCCCCGGAGGGACCCGGTGTCCGCCGGTGCTGGAAGTTCGTCGCGGGCGGCGGTGGACACCAGGTCGATCAGCATCTGGTCCTTGGACGACCATCGCCGATACAGGGCGGCCTTGCCGACTCCCGCTCGCCGTGCGACGGCGTCCATGGACATGCGTGCGCAGCCGGTCTCGGCCAACTCCTCGAAGACCGCGCACCGGATCGTCGCGGTCACGCTTTCCCGCAGCAGGGCGCTTCCCCGCGGCTGGTTGGCTCTCGGCATAGGCGCAGGATATTCCAGAACGGAACCGTTGCGTTCCGAAGGTTTCGCGGTTACTGTCCGGTAGTTAAGAACGGAACCGATCCGTTCCGTGAGCACACGGAAGGGAACCGGATGAGACCCCCGCCCCCACACCGACCGTTCCCTCCCCCCGACCTCCCCGAGCACATCCCCGGGAGGCGGATGTGATGAGCGCACGCGCAGGTCCCCGCGGCGTCCTCACCCTTCTCGTCGTCTTCATGGTCATCAACTTCGCGGACAAGGCGGTCCTCGGACTGACCGCGGACTCGATCATGGAGGAGCTGCACCTCTCCGCCACCCAGTTCGGAACAGTGGCGGGCTCCTTCTATCTGCTGTTCAGCGTCTCGGCGCTGCTGGTGGGATTCATGGGCGACCGGATAGGGGCCCGACCGCTGCTCGCCGGGCTGGTGCTCGTCTGGTCGGTGGCCCAGCTGCCGATCCTGATCCCCACGGCCGGTTTCGGCTTCCTGCTGGCGACGCGTGTGCTTCTGGGCGCCGGAGAAGGCCCGGGCTTCCCGCTGGCCAACCACACCGCGTTCACCCATTTCCCCCCGGATCGGAGGTCGCTCCCCGCCGCGATGGTCACCATGGGCGGCGCCTTCGGCGCGATCGTCGGCGGTCCCCTGACGATCCTGATCTCCGAAGTGCTCGGCTGGCGCGCCGCGTTCGGTGCGCTCGGTGTGGCCGGACTGCTATGGCTGGTGGCCTGGCTCCGGTACGGCGGCAGCGGCCCCTATGGCGCCTCGGGAGAGACGCCGGCGGCCGCCGGGACACCGGCGGTGACCGGGGGGCCGTCGCAGGCATCGATGCCTGACCGCGTGCCCTACCTGCGCATTCTCACCACGGGAACGTGGATCGGCGCGACCTTCGCGACGGCGACCGTCCTGTGGGCCCTGGCGCTCGCGCTGGCGTGGATTCCTGTCTACTTGGAAGACGAGATCGGCCTCAACAAGGCCGGGCTGAGCCTGGCCATCGGCCTCCCCAGCCTGTGCGCGATCGTCCTCGTGCTCGTTGGCGGCGGTCTGGCGCAGCGGCTGATCAGC contains:
- a CDS encoding cryptochrome/photolyase family protein — translated: MRPIIVLFTRDLRVRDHPALAAAADRGAPVVPLFVVDPAITSRAARNRIAYLCEALAGLRGALRAVGGGLVLRCGDTVREALCLAHETGAGRIHLSADVSALAAARSARLRREAAAVGVEVAEFPGVTVVAPGELVPAGGDHYKVFTPFWRAWEAHRWRDVVAAPRLLSLPTGVSEGGTPEDALKGAGVGELSPSRQPGGEQEARRRLSAWLSNGCSSYERLHDDLAAAATSRLSADLRFGCLSPVETARAALEHPGGRSWVRQLAWRDFHHQVTAAFPGIAVRDYRPRDVRWRDDEDALEAWRGGRTGVPIVDAGMRQLVAEGFMHNRARMIAAAFLTRHLRLHWRHGAAHFHALLTDGDVADNCGNWQWVAGTGNDTRPNRRFNLLRQSRRFDRDGDYIRRHVAELAGLSGPDIHAPWRARTPPVDYPIPLTDLGE
- a CDS encoding SDR family oxidoreductase, with amino-acid sequence MRVLVTGATGYIGGRLVPELLDAGHDVRCMARSPGKLRDLPWRSRVEAVPGDVLDPASLDPVLSGIDTAYYLIHSMGGGDFRERDEQGARNFADAAARAGVCRNVYLGGLTPRGERLSAHLASRDKVGQILLESPVPTAVLRAAVIIGSGSASFEMLRYLTERLPIMTTPRWVRTRVQPIAVRDVLRLLVESAQLPPDVNRAFDIGGPDVLTYAEMIQRFARAAGVRRRVILPLPVLTPRLSSLWVGLVTPVPGSIARPLVDSLRNEVVCAEDELADMVDDHERLGFDEAVRLALCRVREARVDTRWSSAGWPNAPSEPLPTDPGWTGGSLYVDERRREVNAPPEALWRVIEGIGGERGWYSWPMAWAARGWFDRLVGGVGLRRGRRDPERLRVGDSVDFWRVEEIDPGRLLRLRAEMRLPGLAWLELRVEPGDRSAVLRQRAVFHPRGLAGQAYWWGIAPFHGVVFGAMADNMAAAAEADESAD
- a CDS encoding TetR/AcrR family transcriptional regulator, which produces MPRANQPRGSALLRESVTATIRCAVFEELAETGCARMSMDAVARRAGVGKAALYRRWSSKDQMLIDLVSTAARDELPAPADTGSLRGDVASLVAESVGILDRPQIRRILLDLLAEAGHNPALSEAMRTAIDVPLHATVDAILDRAVTRGELSPDLDRTLAADLLGAPLFFRLLTANGPVDEGYRARLTQSLLAALVVAH
- a CDS encoding MFS transporter; amino-acid sequence: MSARAGPRGVLTLLVVFMVINFADKAVLGLTADSIMEELHLSATQFGTVAGSFYLLFSVSALLVGFMGDRIGARPLLAGLVLVWSVAQLPILIPTAGFGFLLATRVLLGAGEGPGFPLANHTAFTHFPPDRRSLPAAMVTMGGAFGAIVGGPLTILISEVLGWRAAFGALGVAGLLWLVAWLRYGGSGPYGASGETPAAAGTPAVTGGPSQASMPDRVPYLRILTTGTWIGATFATATVLWALALALAWIPVYLEDEIGLNKAGLSLAIGLPSLCAIVLVLVGGGLAQRLISRGVSYRVAQGVVGGTAVTVGGLFMLGMTRVEAVPLVLLCFGVGFAIGNTQTPLSNAAISHVCPERQRSAVLGASYAAATMSSVLAPYVTGRIIDAAPSQAVGFSLSFDLAALLLLAGGLAAFLLIRPDRDAAALRRPADPEAESAGLTR